One Candidatus Kryptobacter tengchongensis DNA window includes the following coding sequences:
- a CDS encoding Cupin domain-containing protein has translation MKITRWDKPYNPNVDELKKILISEGTKPYTWVDEPGTYYGDHSHTFDEIRWVVSGRMRYGVGNEEFVLGPGDRLDLPAGTIHWARVEGDEPVVYLCASK, from the coding sequence ATGAAAATAACACGCTGGGATAAACCGTATAATCCAAATGTTGATGAACTTAAAAAGATACTCATCTCAGAGGGAACAAAACCCTACACTTGGGTTGATGAACCCGGAACTTATTATGGTGATCACTCACACACATTTGATGAAATTCGTTGGGTTGTAAGTGGCAGGATGAGATACGGGGTTGGAAATGAGGAATTTGTTCTTGGTCCCGGGGATCGGCTTGATCTTCCAGCTGGGACAATTCACTGGGCAAGGGTTGAAGGAGATGAACCGGTTGTTTACTTATGTGCTTCAAAATGA
- a CDS encoding Sporulation related domain-containing protein, translated as MRKTILKISLLLLINFAFSQEVDISGYLYLLRVGDIEGVRNSLDSLKKIYPASVNLKYLEASLIQDGEEAVKIYYDIALNHPDNDYSDDALFKIFQFYYAKGDYEQAKRELERLKALYPSSPYAGLRVRFPEAETISIIDKSGRKPTESKVDCNYSLQVGAFLDKKNAEREKQFFESKGYGVELHTKFKDGKLFYVVWVGCFYDRNEADMVRKEIKRRFGKESFIISSVEIR; from the coding sequence ATGAGAAAAACAATCCTGAAAATATCCCTACTTCTGTTAATTAATTTTGCTTTTTCACAAGAGGTTGATATAAGCGGATATCTTTACCTTTTGAGGGTTGGAGATATTGAGGGTGTAAGGAATTCGCTTGATAGCTTAAAAAAAATTTATCCTGCTTCCGTTAACCTTAAATATCTTGAGGCAAGTTTAATTCAGGATGGGGAAGAGGCTGTGAAAATATATTATGATATCGCTTTAAATCATCCAGATAATGATTATTCTGATGATGCACTTTTTAAAATTTTCCAGTTTTATTATGCTAAGGGTGATTATGAACAAGCGAAGAGAGAACTTGAAAGATTGAAAGCGCTTTATCCTTCATCTCCTTATGCTGGATTGAGAGTTCGCTTCCCCGAAGCTGAAACGATTTCAATAATTGATAAATCAGGGAGAAAACCTACGGAGTCAAAAGTTGATTGCAATTATTCTTTGCAAGTTGGAGCTTTTCTTGATAAGAAAAATGCTGAGAGGGAGAAACAATTTTTTGAAAGTAAAGGATACGGGGTTGAACTTCATACAAAGTTTAAAGATGGAAAATTATTTTATGTTGTTTGGGTTGGATGTTTTTACGATAGAAATGAGGCTGATATGGTAAGGAAAGAAATTAAAAGAAGGTTTGGAAAAGAAAGTTTTATCATCTCATCTGTGGAGATAAGATGA
- a CDS encoding flagellar hook-associated protein 3 FlgL has product MRITELTVIKNLVESINKVRGRVNETQLKIATGKNINTVSEDPYTANLIMNLKNMINKNEQFQKNINDAIDFLTATADAVDNFINTMIDVKSLLVEISNSARQPDYQTYANRLNELFKQLLDSVNTKFKGKYIFNGTKSDVKPFNYNERVDFLSVDLSDEAIKFELNDGVYEKVNFTVYELFGGREIFDLILQMKNLLKGGIKPDDSLFQRFDELFEFIVSQASNVGAAMNRFSLLQKQIEKQNVVLKELLSIRQDTDMAQQAINLQRDQLILESAYIIAGRIVQKTIIDYLR; this is encoded by the coding sequence ATGAGGATTACAGAACTAACGGTTATAAAGAATCTGGTTGAAAGCATAAATAAAGTAAGGGGCAGAGTTAATGAGACGCAGTTGAAAATTGCAACGGGGAAAAATATCAACACTGTTTCGGAAGACCCTTATACGGCAAATTTGATAATGAACCTGAAAAACATGATAAATAAAAATGAACAGTTTCAAAAGAATATAAACGATGCGATTGATTTTCTAACAGCCACAGCTGATGCGGTTGATAATTTCATTAATACAATGATTGATGTTAAATCTCTTCTTGTTGAGATTTCAAATTCAGCTCGTCAACCCGATTATCAAACATACGCAAATAGGTTGAACGAGCTTTTTAAGCAGTTGCTTGATTCGGTTAATACGAAGTTTAAGGGCAAATATATATTCAATGGGACTAAAAGCGATGTAAAGCCGTTCAATTATAATGAAAGAGTTGATTTTTTAAGTGTTGATTTATCAGATGAAGCGATAAAGTTTGAGCTTAACGATGGAGTTTATGAGAAGGTCAATTTCACAGTTTACGAGTTATTTGGTGGAAGAGAGATTTTTGACTTGATACTTCAGATGAAAAATTTGTTGAAAGGAGGAATTAAACCTGATGATTCACTTTTTCAAAGATTTGATGAACTTTTTGAGTTCATCGTAAGTCAAGCGTCAAATGTTGGAGCTGCGATGAATAGATTTTCTCTTTTGCAGAAGCAAATTGAAAAACAAAATGTTGTGTTAAAAGAGCTTTTATCAATTCGCCAGGATACGGATATGGCTCAGCAAGCGATAAACCTACAAAGAGATCAACTTATCCTTGAATCGGCTTATATAATTGCTGGAAGGATAGTTCAAAAAACAATCATTGATTATTTGAGATGA
- a CDS encoding chemotaxis protein MotA: MKNNSTFEFGTIAGLILGILSIFGSFLLEGGTLGALILIPAMLIVFGGTIATAMIGSPAKVFLKIPSFIKLALVPPKFNVVETIEMIVNYAIIARKDGILALEKEVNSISNPFLKKMLRLAIDGTDPETIREIADIEINYITERHMTNATVFQKMGGYAPTMGIIGTVMGLISTLANAGGDPNELIHHIASAFIATLWGVFSANIIWLPIADRLKAIHAEEKVLLEIIVEGVLAIQAGEVPSIIKTKLYSMFPISEQSIEN; encoded by the coding sequence ATGAAGAATAACTCAACATTTGAATTTGGGACTATAGCTGGGCTTATACTTGGGATATTGTCAATTTTTGGATCGTTTTTACTTGAGGGTGGGACTTTAGGGGCTTTGATTTTGATTCCAGCGATGCTTATTGTTTTCGGTGGGACAATAGCAACTGCTATGATTGGCTCGCCTGCGAAAGTCTTTTTAAAAATTCCAAGTTTTATAAAGCTTGCGCTTGTTCCGCCAAAATTTAATGTGGTTGAGACAATTGAGATGATTGTAAATTATGCAATTATAGCAAGAAAGGATGGAATACTTGCGCTCGAGAAGGAAGTTAACAGTATATCAAATCCATTTTTAAAGAAAATGTTACGCCTCGCAATTGATGGAACTGATCCGGAAACAATCCGTGAGATTGCAGATATTGAGATCAACTATATAACTGAGCGACATATGACAAATGCTACTGTTTTTCAAAAGATGGGTGGCTATGCGCCGACGATGGGGATAATTGGGACGGTTATGGGTTTAATTTCAACGCTTGCAAATGCGGGTGGTGACCCTAATGAATTGATCCATCATATAGCGAGCGCATTTATAGCAACGCTTTGGGGAGTTTTTTCTGCAAACATTATATGGCTTCCAATTGCAGATAGACTAAAAGCAATCCATGCAGAGGAAAAGGTCTTGCTTGAAATCATAGTTGAAGGTGTCCTTGCAATTCAGGCCGGTGAAGTCCCAAGCATAATTAAAACGAAACTTTATTCAATGTTCCCGATAAGCGAACAATCCATAGAGAATTAA
- a CDS encoding tRNA-2-methylthio-N6-dimethylallyladenosine synthase — MSEGKKIYIETYGCQMNLADSEIVLGIMKKHGYTLTDDISKADVILVNTCSVREHAEQRVIGRLSSFLRYKRKKPDLVVGVLGCMAERLKRRLIDEENLADIVVGPDEYRKLPQLVNDAFAGNKGIAVKLSKVETYDDITPLRTDGISAWITVMRGCDKFCTFCVVPFTRGRERSRPLESIVKEVEMLSAQGYREVTLLGQNVNSYRDGNYDFADLLSAVAQIDRNMRIRFTTSHPKDMSDKLIRTIAEHSNICNYIHLPVQSGSDRILQLMNRTYDRKHYLDLVRRIREMIPGVSLSTDIIAGFPTETEDDHKMTLSLLEEVRFDGAFMFKYSPREGTKAYEMGDDVPDDVKVRRLNEIIELQQKISYEINQGMIGSEVEVLVEGESKRSSDQWMGRTDTNKVVVFPKVDEVKPGDYIIVRIKKATSATLFGDIVKILHEKNNPENIPTSVN, encoded by the coding sequence ATGAGCGAAGGCAAGAAAATTTACATAGAAACATATGGATGTCAAATGAATCTTGCGGATTCGGAAATCGTCCTTGGGATTATGAAAAAACACGGGTATACGCTTACAGATGATATTTCAAAGGCAGATGTAATACTTGTAAATACATGCAGTGTGAGGGAGCATGCTGAACAAAGGGTGATAGGGAGATTGAGTTCATTTTTAAGATATAAAAGGAAAAAACCTGACCTTGTCGTTGGAGTTCTTGGGTGTATGGCGGAGAGGTTGAAAAGGAGATTGATAGACGAGGAAAATCTTGCTGATATAGTTGTTGGTCCAGATGAATACCGAAAACTCCCACAGCTTGTGAATGATGCCTTTGCAGGCAATAAGGGAATTGCAGTCAAACTGTCAAAGGTTGAAACTTATGATGATATCACACCTTTAAGAACTGATGGGATAAGTGCGTGGATTACGGTTATGAGAGGATGTGATAAGTTTTGCACTTTTTGTGTTGTTCCATTCACGAGAGGTAGGGAGAGAAGCAGACCGCTTGAGAGCATAGTTAAAGAAGTTGAAATGCTCTCCGCTCAAGGTTATAGAGAGGTTACATTGCTTGGGCAAAATGTTAATTCATATCGCGATGGAAATTATGATTTTGCAGATTTACTTTCAGCTGTTGCTCAAATTGATAGAAATATGAGGATTAGATTTACAACATCCCATCCAAAAGATATGTCTGATAAATTGATCAGAACAATCGCTGAACACTCTAATATCTGCAACTATATACATCTTCCTGTTCAATCTGGTTCGGATAGAATTCTTCAGTTAATGAACAGAACCTACGACAGAAAGCATTATCTTGATCTCGTTAGGAGAATAAGGGAGATGATACCAGGGGTTAGTTTATCAACTGACATAATTGCTGGATTTCCAACGGAGACTGAAGATGACCATAAGATGACATTGAGTTTGCTTGAGGAAGTTAGATTTGATGGTGCTTTTATGTTCAAATATTCTCCAAGGGAAGGGACGAAGGCGTATGAGATGGGGGATGATGTGCCTGACGATGTGAAAGTGAGAAGATTAAACGAAATAATTGAACTGCAGCAAAAGATCTCCTACGAAATTAACCAGGGCATGATAGGAAGCGAAGTTGAGGTTCTTGTTGAGGGTGAAAGTAAGCGTTCATCTGATCAATGGATGGGGAGGACGGATACAAACAAGGTCGTTGTTTTCCCGAAAGTTGATGAAGTAAAGCCAGGTGATTACATAATTGTTCGCATAAAAAAGGCAACATCTGCAACTTTATTTGGTGATATAGTCAAAATCCTTCATGAGAAAAACAATCCTGAAAATATCCCTACTTCTGTTAATTAA
- a CDS encoding chemotaxis protein MotB: MARKKKGHHEEHENLERWLITYADLITLLLGLFVVLYSMSQIDLSKYQQWISAFSQLFGGGGVLAGGKGVLITPAPPKSGSASDVSASQPTQQQKLEVQINAVLSSNIQSKKIIVTTSSEGLTIHLLERLLFESGSAELKPEAMSVLDTLAEILKFLPNKIRIEGHTDNRPIRSAKFPSNWHLSVARALNTAYYLMNKGVNPEKISIVGYAEYRPIAPNDSEENRAKNRRVDIVVISTQSGVFGKISN, translated from the coding sequence ATGGCGAGAAAGAAAAAAGGACATCACGAAGAGCATGAAAATCTTGAAAGATGGCTTATAACCTATGCTGATCTTATTACACTTCTTCTTGGGCTTTTCGTTGTGCTTTATTCAATGTCGCAAATTGATTTAAGCAAGTATCAGCAGTGGATTTCTGCTTTCAGTCAACTTTTCGGCGGTGGAGGGGTTCTTGCTGGGGGCAAGGGAGTTCTCATAACGCCAGCGCCACCCAAGTCGGGCTCTGCTTCCGATGTGAGTGCGTCTCAGCCAACACAACAGCAAAAACTTGAAGTTCAAATAAATGCAGTTTTAAGTTCAAACATCCAATCAAAGAAAATTATTGTGACAACATCGTCAGAAGGTCTAACAATTCACCTTCTTGAGAGATTACTTTTTGAATCTGGAAGCGCTGAATTAAAACCTGAAGCAATGTCAGTTCTTGATACCCTTGCTGAAATTTTAAAATTCCTGCCAAATAAAATAAGAATTGAAGGACATACGGATAATAGACCGATCAGAAGTGCAAAATTTCCATCAAACTGGCATCTTTCAGTTGCAAGAGCCTTAAACACCGCTTACTATTTAATGAACAAAGGTGTTAACCCTGAAAAAATTTCAATTGTTGGATATGCAGAATATAGACCGATCGCCCCCAACGATAGCGAAGAAAATAGAGCAAAAAATAGAAGAGTTGACATAGTTGTAATCTCAACTCAAAGTGGAGTGTTTGGTAAAATTTCAAATTAA
- a CDS encoding flagellar assembly factor FliW — protein MKIRNSQFGEIEFDDRIIISFPEGIIGFEELKRFIIVEDEDFKPFRWLISVDEPEIGFAIIEPSLVVEDYYNRAGFDQKIHVVFAIVTLNKDVSKISVNLKAPIVIDRVKNLGKQVILENSDFEISHSLFA, from the coding sequence ATGAAGATAAGAAATTCTCAATTCGGAGAAATTGAATTTGATGATCGGATAATAATTTCTTTCCCTGAGGGCATAATAGGATTTGAGGAGTTGAAGAGATTTATCATAGTAGAAGACGAGGATTTTAAGCCATTTCGTTGGTTGATCTCAGTTGACGAGCCAGAGATAGGGTTTGCAATTATTGAGCCGTCGCTTGTGGTTGAAGATTATTATAATCGTGCGGGATTTGATCAAAAAATTCATGTCGTTTTTGCTATAGTGACATTAAATAAGGATGTTTCAAAAATAAGTGTTAATTTAAAGGCGCCAATTGTAATTGATAGAGTTAAAAATCTTGGTAAACAGGTTATACTTGAAAATTCGGATTTTGAGATTTCGCATTCATTATTTGCTTGA
- a CDS encoding Ribonuclease BN, tRNA processing enzyme: MKITIFGSASGIPEKGKSQTCIGVEVGEKMILLDVGEGSASSIAGDGIDVDKIEKIFISHTHADHFIGLPRLLQYFKWKKRRKPLEIYLPSKHIEAVEKFLPFLYIFKERFEFEYKFLPLSDKEFFVFENLKMKMFPTKHLQKYRKYAELYGVETTSYGYLIEEIANNGVEAKKFLFSSDLHSVDEVKNYLDGLNLLVIECAHIEIEDIIDVVSDFDISEIVLTHVSPDKNIMPMVEYARAKFDMNINLAYDGMKIEV; this comes from the coding sequence ATGAAGATAACAATTTTTGGGAGCGCATCGGGAATACCTGAAAAAGGGAAATCTCAAACCTGCATCGGAGTTGAGGTTGGAGAAAAGATGATTTTGCTTGATGTGGGGGAAGGGTCTGCGTCTTCAATTGCCGGAGATGGAATTGATGTTGATAAAATTGAGAAAATTTTTATATCCCACACTCACGCTGACCATTTCATTGGGCTTCCGAGATTGCTTCAGTATTTTAAATGGAAAAAACGAAGGAAACCACTTGAAATTTATCTTCCTTCAAAGCATATTGAGGCGGTTGAAAAATTTTTGCCGTTTTTATACATTTTCAAGGAAAGATTTGAATTTGAATATAAATTTTTGCCTTTGTCAGACAAGGAATTTTTTGTGTTTGAGAACTTGAAGATGAAAATGTTTCCGACAAAGCATTTGCAGAAATATCGGAAATATGCTGAACTTTATGGCGTTGAGACGACCTCATATGGTTATTTGATTGAAGAGATCGCAAATAATGGGGTTGAAGCGAAGAAATTTCTTTTTTCTTCGGATCTTCATTCGGTTGATGAAGTTAAAAATTATCTTGATGGTCTTAACCTTTTGGTGATAGAGTGTGCTCATATTGAGATTGAGGATATAATTGATGTGGTTTCTGATTTTGATATTTCAGAAATTGTTTTAACACATGTTTCTCCTGATAAGAATATAATGCCAATGGTTGAGTATGCAAGGGCGAAGTTTGATATGAACATTAATCTTGCTTATGATGGAATGAAAATAGAGGTATAA
- a CDS encoding carbon storage regulator, CsrA — protein MLVLSRKVGESVIIQNSIKVTVLEISGNQIKLGFEAPDDVSIYREEIYVKVAKENKLASGVVRDSLKNFVGKFRR, from the coding sequence ATGCTTGTGCTTTCAAGAAAGGTTGGGGAGTCAGTTATAATACAGAACAGCATAAAGGTAACAGTTCTTGAAATTTCGGGAAATCAAATAAAACTTGGCTTTGAAGCCCCGGATGATGTATCAATTTATCGTGAGGAGATCTATGTAAAAGTGGCAAAGGAAAATAAATTAGCCTCGGGTGTTGTTCGTGATTCTTTGAAAAATTTTGTTGGAAAGTTTAGAAGATAA
- a CDS encoding CHASE2 domain-containing protein, with protein sequence MKVQHKLLIAFLISFLIFIVELAKLQPFESLNSLFNELKFRLRGQSQVDTSLIFLYIDDNAIYSLGGYPLKRSYYALLIDLLTQLNVKAIALDILLTERNSDYPERDELLALTIKNSNRVYLGGSFANLKRSDKDTSNYSKLIEKFLIKANEKNPNFIKGSNFLAPFDELLNSCAGLGHLNYIQLNFPKEIPLIIQIDENRYLPSLSLELSRIYYNIPRDSVKILKNEIYLGRMKIPTKDGKILINYIAGTKGLKMYPVLDFVRSYDAIKSGLEPEINLSEFKDKIVFIGIFSEALGQVVNTPFQDKFPPTGIHLMALNTIIRGKFLTETTSTLNFILSFVFSLLILHLTLMKNISNIIKLLVFPSLVILIFLLFSLALFVIDISIPAYPAFAILFSSLLGVIYTFEIERKKMIEIESQRAKIEEMIKEKELKIIELQQKLESLKLMEEKSSLISNLEKTYDEVKELTSKFEDFSDFNINYEINGAELEGIVYSKGGKMEEIISTVQKVAPSDAPVLITGESGAGKELIAMAIHKLSERKDKKFVTINCSAVPETLLESELFGYEKGAFTGATQRKKGLFEIADGGTIFLDEIAETSLSFQTKILRILQSGEFNRVGGTEVLKVNVRIIAATNRDIEKAIREGKFREDLYYRLNVIRIHIPPLRERKEDIPFLVEHFLRKFKSGDIKVSHAVMIAFLNYDWPGNIRQLENAIKRAIIFARSDGRKLIQLKDLPEEIAKSAKGKIDIEEKILNSLREKKFSHSSISETANELGLNRGTIGEYLRGICFRNLYECKFDITKASLKIAGDDPDVSERVKKKLIDYIKNLIENIAQCKSEDEIKSLIKQKYKNLPLRYHPYLEEFAIRFQKGELTMEKLNLNGGDT encoded by the coding sequence ATGAAAGTTCAACACAAGTTATTGATTGCCTTCTTGATCTCATTTTTAATCTTTATAGTTGAGCTTGCAAAACTTCAACCCTTTGAAAGCCTGAATTCACTTTTCAACGAATTAAAATTTAGACTCCGTGGACAATCCCAAGTTGATACATCTCTCATATTTCTTTACATTGACGATAACGCTATTTATTCTCTTGGCGGTTATCCCTTAAAACGAAGCTACTATGCACTTTTAATTGATCTGCTTACCCAGTTGAATGTCAAAGCGATCGCTCTTGATATATTATTAACCGAAAGAAATTCCGATTATCCAGAAAGAGATGAATTGCTTGCTTTAACCATCAAAAACTCAAATAGGGTTTACCTTGGCGGAAGTTTCGCAAATCTTAAAAGATCAGATAAAGATACATCTAATTATTCCAAATTAATAGAAAAATTTTTGATAAAAGCAAACGAGAAGAACCCAAATTTTATTAAGGGTTCTAATTTTCTTGCGCCCTTTGATGAACTGCTAAATAGCTGCGCTGGACTGGGACATCTAAACTATATTCAATTGAATTTTCCTAAAGAGATACCACTAATTATTCAAATTGATGAAAACCGATATTTGCCCTCGCTTTCACTTGAACTTTCACGAATTTACTATAATATCCCAAGGGATTCGGTAAAGATTTTAAAAAACGAAATTTATCTTGGTCGGATGAAAATCCCAACGAAGGATGGGAAAATCCTTATAAATTATATAGCTGGAACCAAAGGCTTGAAAATGTATCCCGTTTTAGACTTTGTAAGGTCATACGATGCGATTAAGTCTGGACTTGAACCCGAAATCAACTTGAGTGAGTTCAAGGATAAAATCGTATTTATTGGGATTTTCAGCGAAGCCCTTGGACAAGTTGTAAATACACCATTTCAAGATAAATTTCCACCCACTGGAATTCATTTAATGGCACTTAACACAATTATTCGGGGAAAATTTCTGACTGAAACTACCTCAACCTTGAATTTCATTTTATCATTTGTTTTCTCACTTTTAATCTTACATCTCACCCTAATGAAAAACATTTCAAACATCATCAAACTCTTAGTTTTTCCCAGTCTTGTGATTTTAATTTTTCTATTGTTTTCACTTGCTTTATTTGTAATTGATATTTCAATTCCAGCATATCCTGCTTTCGCCATTTTGTTTTCATCACTTCTTGGAGTGATTTATACTTTTGAAATTGAACGAAAAAAGATGATTGAAATTGAAAGCCAGAGGGCAAAAATTGAAGAGATGATCAAAGAAAAAGAGTTAAAGATAATTGAACTCCAACAGAAACTTGAAAGCCTAAAATTGATGGAAGAAAAATCAAGTTTAATTTCAAACCTTGAAAAAACTTATGATGAGGTTAAAGAGTTAACTTCAAAATTTGAGGATTTTTCCGACTTTAATATAAATTATGAAATTAACGGTGCTGAACTTGAGGGGATAGTTTACTCAAAAGGCGGTAAGATGGAGGAGATAATTTCAACTGTTCAGAAGGTTGCTCCATCGGATGCTCCAGTTTTAATAACAGGTGAAAGTGGAGCAGGTAAAGAACTAATTGCAATGGCAATACATAAGTTAAGCGAAAGAAAAGATAAAAAATTTGTTACGATAAACTGCTCTGCTGTTCCCGAAACATTGCTTGAAAGCGAACTTTTTGGTTATGAAAAAGGTGCTTTCACAGGAGCAACGCAAAGAAAAAAAGGTCTATTTGAAATTGCAGATGGAGGAACAATTTTCCTTGATGAAATAGCGGAAACGAGTTTATCATTTCAAACAAAAATTTTAAGGATACTTCAATCAGGTGAATTTAACCGAGTCGGTGGGACAGAGGTTTTAAAAGTCAATGTCAGAATCATCGCTGCAACAAACCGTGATATTGAAAAAGCCATAAGAGAAGGGAAATTCAGAGAAGACCTTTATTACAGATTGAATGTTATCAGAATTCATATCCCACCTCTACGTGAAAGAAAAGAAGATATTCCATTTCTCGTTGAACATTTTCTGAGAAAATTTAAATCTGGGGATATAAAAGTTTCACATGCTGTAATGATAGCTTTTTTAAACTATGATTGGCCAGGGAATATACGCCAACTTGAAAATGCAATAAAAAGAGCAATTATATTCGCAAGATCCGATGGGAGAAAATTAATTCAACTTAAAGACCTCCCAGAAGAGATCGCAAAATCAGCTAAAGGGAAAATAGATATTGAAGAAAAAATACTTAACTCACTTCGTGAGAAAAAATTTTCACATAGTTCAATCTCTGAAACTGCAAACGAACTTGGATTAAATAGGGGAACAATTGGGGAATATCTGCGTGGAATTTGTTTCAGAAATTTATACGAATGTAAATTTGATATAACCAAAGCATCCCTGAAAATTGCCGGAGATGACCCAGATGTTTCAGAAAGGGTAAAGAAAAAACTCATTGATTACATAAAGAACTTGATAGAAAACATAGCGCAGTGCAAATCGGAAGACGAAATAAAATCACTAATCAAACAAAAATACAAAAATCTTCCCTTAAGATACCATCCTTATCTTGAAGAATTTGCAATAAGATTCCAAAAAGGCGAACTCACCATGGAAAAGTTGAATTTAAACGGTGGGGATACCTAA